Genomic window (Alteromonas pelagimontana):
AAGCGATATTTAGCTTGGTGGAATACCTAAACTGTTCTTTCTCACAAGTCCAGATATGGCGCAAAATATCAGCATACCTAGGGTTTGTTTTGGAAAGTAATTTCAGCGCTGAAGCACAAAGCTCTAACGTTAACGAGTCATGGTTTACCATTGTTCCTGTAGCTGTGTAGATCATAGATTCAGATAATGTGACGGATTTACCTATATCGTGAAGAAGCGCTCCAACAATACCTAAAGCCTTTTCTTCTTTTCTACCAACCATGTTTTTCGCAAATAACTCAGCCACTCGTATGCTGTGTCTTAACAAGCCACCAATATAGTTATGATGATAATTTAAGCTTGCTGGGTTTCGAAGAAATGGCACCATTATTCGGCTTTGAATCAAAGTGTGCGCGACAAAGCATCTTAACGCTTCATACTCAACGCACTCTACTATTTTAACCAGGCGCGTTACATCTTCATGATTCGCCGAAGCATCTCTAGGAATTAAGCGTATATGTCTGTACTTTTCTGGAATTTCATCAACAGCATAGATAAAGTCAGCAACATATATATCGCCAACGGTTGTTTTAACTTTCGTCGCTTCAA
Coding sequences:
- a CDS encoding HD domain-containing protein, which encodes MKINSLQPELSEAKKLARFKGFYCMAGFVVRFNEHGKPYWVITLMDAFTQFEIVATQIDCNTKHFSHFGFVHVEATKVKTTVGDIYVADFIYAVDEIPEKYRHIRLIPRDASANHEDVTRLVKIVECVEYEALRCFVAHTLIQSRIMVPFLRNPASLNYHHNYIGGLLRHSIRVAELFAKNMVGRKEEKALGIVGALLHDIGKSVTLSESMIYTATGTMVNHDSLTLELCASALKLLSKTNPRYADILRHIWTCEKEQFRYSTKLNIASQIQRFDREDSKEHS